The region aagaaactggcAGTGCATGGAAAAGCTACCAACACAAAATGTTTGTAAGTTAGCTGGGCTGTAAAGCAGTAAAATGAattagtatttgttggcaaataaaactaaaatcaaaatgaacagCTCCATCCAGTTATCTTTTTTATCGTATTcatggatatttttttaaattttactgtatgtatttttatgtctttttaaaaaatgtattagaaatgctttttaaatagCATTCAGCAAGAACGAAAGTTGTCATCAAACGAAACAGCTTTTCAGAGCTCATTCATTGTAACACCTCCTGAGCAGAGCCACACCATTAACTGCATTTCTGAACCTTTTTCGTCTATTTACTGTGTATGAATCTCCGGAGAACGACATGCAGCAAACGtccaagtaaaaataaaattaaaagcatgaaaaaaaaaaagaaacaaatcaaaCTCAAATATTTACACAACAAAATCAGTATGCAAAGCACGTTGTGTCCCCTTTCAGGCTTTTCTTTCAGATAAAAGGTTACGCTGCGTCCTTGGACGATGAAGAAGACGGCAGTGAGGATTTGCTGCTGTTCCCGTTCTGTGGCTTGTAGCTGATGAAGCTGGGTGTGTGTATTGTCCGGATGCTCTTCGCACCTTGACTCAGGGAAGTGTGGGAGACGGGGGAAGGGGCCGAGGGGGAGTAGGAGGAGGAAGGGGAGAAGGAAGAGGAAGGGGGTGGTCGGCCGTTTTGGTTCTGTGGCGAGAACGAAAGATTGTGACCTTTACCGGTGTGAGTGGGGCTTTGGGGCTTGAGAGAGCCGTTAGACAGAGAGGGGATGTGGGTGGGTGCCGGGGGGTGGTGGGGAGCCGAACGGGTGGCGTGTGAGTTCAGGAGGCTGGGAGAGGGGATGGAAGACTTGGAAGAGGAAACAACAGGGTTAGTAGCATCTGAGCTGGAAGCAGACAGAGTACTGCTTTTCCCAGAGCTGGAAGAAAAGGCTGGGATCTTAGAAGCAGGTAAAGGAGGGGAAGTAGCTTTATAATCCCCACCAGCTTTCTTAGCACTTCCGTTAGCCTGTAAACAAAGATGCCAGGAGATATGgtttgtcaaaaaaaaaaggaaaacaaataaaaaagccaGACAACACTGTAAACCATTAAAGGGTTCGGGCTTGCGGAAAGTGTGtttcagcattttctttttcttaacgAATTTCACAAATAAAAGACAGAAGAGTTAACAGACTAAGTGATTTGTCATTTCACCCTTAGTTATTAGTTTCAGACCTGGAGAAAAGGGTTACTACAGAGAACAGGCAGAAAGGGGAGACGTGGTGCGAGTGTGGTTGCCCCTGTTAGTAACTGGGATTGCCATGCATTGTGGGAAGGAAGTGGGCGAACTGGGATTGCCTTGCAGGAGGACAGCGTCCGGTGTCCAACAGCAGTTAGTAGGGCTGTGTTTAGGTCAAGCATCGTATTCCTTGCAGGGAACCATAACACTAACGACGGGATATGAGCCGTTTGCAAATCTGAAGTAAGGACATCTCGGTTGTTGGCCACAGGCACGATTCTTCTTTTTgtgctgcttttttaaaacttttccgTTAACACAGCAAAAGAAGTTAACGCTGCAGACATGCACAAGCGTGTGGTGGAAGTGTTGCAGGTAACAGTCAAAAGTCTGGAAACATGCCATCCAAGCAGGTGAAACAGACATCAACAGATCCAGATTGGTGTGGTCGATTAGGATTAACAGAACACTTCAGCAACTTAAAAGCTTTGGTTTTTACAGATTCCCAATTCTCTGTactatatttgtttttgtctaaTTGTGTCAAAACGAATGAAAATCCTTTTTTCAAGCCTCTACAGTAAAACTACCTGTCGGAACTGCCTCTGAGGATCCTGCAGTTTTTGCTGCTTTCCTGCTTTTTCCGAACCCCCTGGCTGCTGTCTGGATTTTGCGGACATAGGCACTGGCATCCGACTGGTAGATGTAGTAACACTGGTGCTCTGCAAGGAAATGGGCGAAAACAGAAGACGGAACAAACCGTTCATCTTACATTCATGATTGCCAACAAGGGAGACGACAAGCCTCATGCACCAGTAACCCAACCGGAAAACCGACATGCGCAAGTAAAAACACAATCAAGAGGACAACACAGTGCTTctagaacaacaacaacaacaacaaaaagattTCCACTGCCTAAATATGGGGTTAGAGTTTTAGCAGAAAAATCAAAATTCAGCAACCCTTAAAAAACTGCCAGTTCGCGATTATGTCAACTGTAATCACACCAGAAGGTTAAAAGCACAGGTCTCCCAGCATTTCCCAGCACCTGCAAAATGTATTAATCATCTGTAGAATCAGCTGTTAGAAAAGACCCAAAGAAACCAAGCCACCTTGAAGCAAGAAGAGCTAAAATGAGACCTGATCGCTGGTGGTGGGGATGGCAGCAGGTCTTGGGAGAAGCTGTGGTTTATGCTTCTTATGATGCGCAGCCTTATGGGGCTGATAGACAGGGGGGGGTAACTCCTGCATGGAATTGTGTTCCTCTGGCGGCGAATCTTTGCCTAAGGATTCAGCCATCTGAATGGAGTACGCTTTAGATTCCTCGAAGGACGTTTCCTCGGGTGATCTGGGGCCCATTTCACTGATCGTTGTCTCTAGCTGCTTTATGGTTTGCTCCAGGCTGTCGAGGGTCTTGTAGGTATTCTTCCGGATCTCGTCAGTCCTGTGGTGGGAATCAGATGAGCCCTGCTGGACGACCGTCACGTTCTTCGTCACAGCGGTGAGGGAGGCGGTGGCCGAGTCGGCTTTAGGCTTCGTCCGGCTGATTTCAAATCTCTTGGCTTCCTTTTGTTGCTTCACAGTCCCATCcagctcttcctcctcttcgTACACAACGACCTGAAGGGTCTTCTTGCCCGTCTTCGTACCTGTGCGAATGGCTTGAGTCAGAGCCGCGAGCTGCTTTTTAGGGAACTTGAACTTAAACTTTTTCTTGGCATCTTGTTTGCCGTCATTTGCAAACTCGGATTTGGAATCGTCTGTCTCCGTGTTCAAGGGGTCCTGTAACCCACCGTGTTCTTCTTTAACCATACTGGAGGTGTAAGGATCGCTCCGAGTAGCGGATACATTCAATATGCCATCTCTTTCATTTGCTTTGCCTTCCCCAGCACAATCTTTTCTGTCCAAGGAAACGTCCTCTGCATCCTCGTTTTCCTCCTCAATCCTTTCCTCAGCCAACATCCTCTCCAGTTCCTCTTCACACTCAAATATAGTGGACAGTCTTTTGTAGGCTGAACGGATGTCCATTGGCTCATCAAATATGATGATCACTGGCTTCTTGTCAAAGCTGTTATCCTGGGTTGTCATTTCCTTGTTGTTATCCACGTTCACAGTCTGGATGTTTTCTCCTTTGGTGTTGACTATTTCCTCATACTCTCCACAGGACAAAGCCTGCACTTTTGTGTCAGTTATCATGAAGGCTATGTTATCTGTAGGAGAAGGGAATTCTTCACTGGGAGAGCTTGAGTTTGACTCTGCTTCTTCAGCACACTTTACTCTACCTTTAGAAGGTCTCATCACTACCTGTTGGCTGCATTCACTTTCTGCACCTTCTTGCACAGACTCTGGAGTCGGGGAAGCATCACGGTCAAGGACTAAAGGTCCTTCTGCAGCCACCAGCATTTCATTACGAAAACCACCTTCCTCGACAGAAACTGACACTACATGCTTGTCAACGCTGACTTGATGAGACACAATCTCGACACAGTGCTCCTCCTTGCTTCCTGTATCCAGCTGAGGAATACTTCTAGGTGCTTCTGCCAAGTAACCATCTTCCTGATGGGATTCTGTATACACTATTTGCACCTGATGCTCTGGGGTGTAAAAGGTTTCTTGGCCTTCCCTCAATGAACGCTCTGAGAGAACAGGAATCTCATCTGTCCCTAACTGCTGACTTTCTGAAATTTCATAAGCATTCACACTGGCAACCTGTGAAGAAGAAAGTGttgtttcactgtggaattctcTGCGTTCCTTATGGTCTTCCATTTCTACCGCAGGTAGCTCTTTGGGAAGTTGACCGGTGACATAGTATATTACCTGCACAAGAGAAAACGATATGTTAAATCGAGCACCAAGATAAAAAATGCCGACTCAAAGAAAGATGTATTGGAAGTGGTGCAGCACAAAGCTGACCTACCCCTTGAGTCTGCAGCACGGTGTCGTTCCCATTTTCATCAGTGCTCGACTGTTTCTCTTCATGGAGCACCTCCACACTCTGCTAGGACAGTTTATGAGGACAATATTATTGCACAAGTGCTTTCTGTGCAAGACCCAGATGGACTTCAGTATTCTGTTTGCACTAATGTATGCTATTTATGCTAAGAATGAGTGCATCTGGGCTCTCAAAGAAGCATTGGGCAATAAAAAGagttagggggaaaaaaagaatgaagtaACTTTGGCTGAAAGCAAGAGtccaaattaaatgtattatgagGTTTTGCCAGTTGTAAAAATGTATGCCTAACAAGATTTCTGGAACACTGTAGCTACATTTTTCTCCTCAAATGCTCACATAAAGCAGGAATTCCCAAAACTGGGATATCTGAATTTCTGGGATCCAGTGTCCAACAGGTTTTCTACAGACCTTGAGAAATGACCAAGGGCCCTACACCTAGATTAGGATTACACCGACTCACTCCAAGATCGAGTAATACCTTTTCCAGGGCCCCATGTACAGGAGTTAGCACAAAGTAAAAGTTAAacataaaaagcaaaagttttggTGATGCCAAATAGCCGTTTCAGCTGGTGGTGTTACATTTAGCAGTTTTAAAAGTGCGACCCTCATTATTTACTAGTAGGGAAAACAATGACGGTGGATTTATATTAAAGTAATGATTTAGGGGTAAAAAAAAGTGCCTTATAGCCATTGTTCCACATTTTATGGTGTTTACTTTTCTTTGTGTGACATCCCGTTAAACTTTCACAGATTCCCTTTTCCAGTTAATCGCACCACATCTCTGCTGATTATCAACCAATTCCCAAACTGCTTTTCACTTAACATCACAGCTGCTGAGGGTCCTTCCTTCAGAAAGAGTTTATAGGTGATGCCGATCATCAATCCCAGAGGCTGTTTAACTTGTGGTTCAGTTTCCCAACTGATATGCACTATATggttgcacatttatttttgccCCTAATATCCAACAGTATTTTAAGATCACATATGGATATTTGATCTATTCATAAACATATCGCAGTTACGGTTATTATAATTACAGTTAATGACAGCCAAGATTCAATAGTTGGAGATTAAGGAATAAGTATTGCTACACTGGGATGCACTGTGAATACCAGTCTAAATGCACTTTAAAAGGGGGTGTCATTgtaaaataaacagtgaaaacGTGGAACAGTAGTTATGCCTCACAACAGATAATTTTCTTCATTATCATGCAGTTATAATCTCTGTTCATTTGACTTTGCAATTTCCTCAGTGTCCAGTGCGATGCATTGGAAATTGTATTATGAAACATACGCTTGTAGACCTAATATGTCATGTAAAGTGCAATACCATTATAAGAGTTCGGCATGTTAGtctagaaagaaaaagaaagttcaTTTTACCTGAACAGACACCAAAATATTGCAAATGCAAACAAAccagaaactttattttaatattaatttaaacagCCACTATTAGTATGCATGTACAATTTAGTAAGACATTTCAGGTTAGCAAAGGTATTTTTCATGTTCCTTAAAGAAGCTGCAGCAATTGACTGAACATTGTCAATCATAAACAGATCACCCAAGATGAGAAAAACACAATGTGCCAGCCCGATGAAAGATTAGATACAGGAATAGGGTATTTCTCAATGTAACAGAAATCATGAAAGTTAATCTTGCGATACTCAACGTGATCAGAGATATGAACTGACAGACATTTACAAATCACAGCCACAGTCCCCCGCATTATTAAACCCACATGAAGcaatcacatttttttcataatgaTTCCATTAATAAGAGTCAAAATAAGGTCATGTGTTACACAGATGCGCAGAATAAGGAAACTGACATCATGCTTGCAAATACACTTTAATTTAAACTACTATTAAAAAGGATCAtgacatgaaaataaatattttcaagctCCCATTGTGCTGCTTCAAACACTTGTCAATTTCCCCAAAATGTTGGATACTGCCACTGGGAGCCAACCATTTAATCATTAAATATTCCATGAATCTGAAATGTGACATCATGTTATTCGGGGAAGTTAAATGTATCAAAGTGTCCAAGATACAAATTTACTGCATGATTATGCTTATGGCTTAGGAATGGACAATGCCTATGTTTTCAAACACCCTAAAATGTGCTTGTTTATAGTGCTTCAGAATTGATTCAGCTTTATTTTAATACTAACTATACTTTAATACTTCAGTAGGCAAGATAACACATTCACTTATTAAACTCATATGCAACATAAGCAGCAGCATGACAGGCAGAGGTCCTGCAGGAGTTAttgctgcaagagaagagattCAGCGCATGGTTTCACCCCGCTAACAGTTCAGCACCGTTTGAACGAAACACAAAGCTCAAATACCAGCAGTAAACAAGCACAGAAAAAGCAGGAGGGGTGGAATACACACTACATTTCGGACTGTGAAACAAGACTACAAGAACACAGTCAGGCTTACTGACACTGCTGTCAGGCACACAGCCTAAAAACAGAGTCTCATCAAGAGCAACTTTAATGAAACCCACTGGAGTTCCTGATTGCTCATAGAAATAATAGAAGTAGTTATTCATGCATCGTACGTATACTGTATTCTTGCAATTCCTCCATCCATTTATTGGAATAAAGAACTACTGAGGtataacagaaaatgtatgatctTTTCTAAGACTATTACaaattgcatttacagtattaagGTGACGTGTGACAATAACTAATCTTTAATGCAGGCGGTTAGGGGTATGTAACTTTTAGAATTGCCATTGATGCAACTGCCTTTATCAGTATATTGTTTAAAGACATGGAATGGATACCTTAACTGAAAAGTTGCCAAATTTATTGACACTGAAACAAAAAGTGTTCCTCTCTGACCAGTCTGgtgaaaatctaaaaatatgttaatAGGTTTTAGGAGAATGTGACTGACCGGCAGCTGCGTGCTGTGAAGCTTTTATATTTACTGCATCAAATTGATTGAAAAAGGAAAGTTAGGTCTCTGGTACTGGCTTAAACAGGGCTGTCTCCAGAAGGAAAGAGCTCATGCAGGCCCAGAAGTACAAAGAGTGAGAGCACCCTGTGGACAGCAGAAGACACAGTGGAAAACAAGCAGGCCAAGGAACCTGCACCAGGGTGTTAAAAACGCAAGGTAGCAGAGCAGCACTGGGTAAAGACTGGAAAGGCCCCACTCAGACAGGGGGCTGAAGCAGGTAATCAGGTGGCAAAGCTCAGTGGCGCCACGGATATTACCTTCTTTTCTCTGGGTGATGTTAAGGCTCCAGGCCTTAGCTCTCTGACTTGGGGGTCAACTCTTGTATGCTCAACAAAACTTTTTGCCCCTACATCCGTAAAAGTGCACTTCTGGAAAACCTGAGAAATCAAGATACACTTGGGATTAGAATCCTGAGGCCGTTTTATACACGAGTTTtattcaaatgattttttttttcccaatttacAACACAAATACTGCCCCCTGGGACTCTGGAGCCACATGGGCGTCTGGGGTTTCCCTCTAGTCTCTTCGTAACAAACACGTCAGCCATCACTGTTTTTCAGGCCTTGTGCCATTACAGGATTTCAAATAACAAATACCAAGCACTGGTTAAGTTTACAAAGACCCAGAGAAAGGGTGTTTTTTAccacagataaaaaaaacagacctttttaaaaaactctAGCAAAGAACCTGTTATATATGTGTCACATTATAACTCAACAGCAATACAGCCTGATTAATTTTCTGTACAGCTGAAGTTGGTACTCTTTTTCGGTGAAGACAGCAATACTTAAGGGGCTcacagagtttgtgcacagcaTCAGTGGTAAAGCTGACTCTGCAATTCAGAgtaaagaacatacaaaccaaGCAGATGTGGCTAAAACATCCCTTATCACATGTTGTACAGGCTTATTCAAAATGTCAGACATTATTATGATACACAGAGCACATTACTCTACCAATTAAATGCAGGGCAAGAGCTGACCGTAAGGGAAAACATTTTTCGAAAAGCCCGTCAATGCCAATAAATTCAGATAAATATCTGGAAAATGAGAATTACCACTCATATACAcacataaaaagttataagCATAGAACCTAATAATGCAAGAGATTTTACAGCCCGAGAATCACAATATTTGTAAACCTTATTAAATTACACAAGACAATATCAGTGTTGCCTGTTGTATTTTGGTAAtcttaacataaaacaaaaagaagatttttgtgcatttactctCATTGTAATTGATACAAAATGAGGCGAACGGAAAGCTCAGCTAGACTTCCGACCCAGCTGTTTCATCCGCCCTGCTAATTGGATTGTTTCTGTCACCCTCGTTCAATTTGAAATGGACTCCAAAAGCAGCAGGGCTGGTTTTTCACAGAGCCCAAGCAGTGTCCAATCTAGAGTCACCACGTTCATGTTCATGTCTCCTGCTCTGCGACTGTGCCGTACTCACACGCACACACCGAGTCCTGCCAAACCAGAGCGCTCAACAAGAGGCACACAGAGCGTTCCAGGAGGTGCGATCAAGGACGCCCGTCTTTACCTGCAGCTCGGCCAGGATCTTGCCCCCTTCGTCTTCCTCGTCCGGGACGGCAGAGGCGGCGGCGGGCGGCGGGCTCCGAGTCACCACCCTGCTCTCGGAGGAGACTTTGGAGGGTTGGTTGTGTCCCTGTGTGCCTTCCTCTTCTGCCTCAGCCTGGGGAAACAGCAGTCCTTCACAACCTTTCTTCCCTGAGAGGTGATGTCAGCTCACACCTGGCTTCATTGTTTCAATCATCTCAAACTTATCAGGAAGTAATTCAACAGGCCCAATGAAACTTTTAATACATGGATAAAGCATTAAATCTTAATCACTTAAATGTACATTGTTCCTTATTAGTATCAGTGTTTACCTCAATTATAAATGTTACAATTATAAATCCCAGTGCTGATTTGTCAAGACCTGTGTTATTTGCATTAAGACAAAGTTTAACATAAGGATAATAAAACTGCTGTTTGAATAGTGCAGATGATCTGTTTCAGAGTCAGATTGGGGGATATTTCAAGTATAAATTGAGAGAAACACCTGCTACTTCAGAAAAGAGCACCAGAACAAGATTGGATTCAGTGTTGCTGGTAaataatacacatactgtacaattgctaataaatcaaactttttttgaCATTAACATTTGTTAACATGCAGATCACATTAGAgactttctgtggtgaaatatctgctgcacaaactGTACTTAATCGCTCGTACAGCACGTCGTGTTATATTAGTCATTAcaggtgactagtgagcaggaagggccgcatcaccTCACAATTCCCGGGAACTTTCCGCggcgagaccaggggtttgccacaacatggcgacttgcagtactttcacaaagttcaccaTTTTGGGCCTCATTCggaatttgtaaaaatgttctaTACCGTCAATGAATtcattttgttaccgagatttaagaACCGGTCAGAGAGATGGGGACGGCAGTTCCCCTTTAGAAACATGCATACCTGAGCGGCGGCAGCGTCCTTCCTGGACGTGAAGATAACCTCCCCTGATCTTCCGGTAGTGAGGCCAGAGCCTGGGGGGTAGCTCCTtctgggaggaggagggggtggaGACTTACCAGCTTTGTCAGCGCTGGTGTCTGCGTATGGAGCCTCCTCCACTGGAgacagacacaaagacacagtGGCTTGAACACGGGACTCACAGAAGTCACGGGACTTTAATAGAAGTAAAGTTAGCCTTTACCCCTCAGATTTGTCAAATGGTTTCAACTTGCATAATTCCAGGCTGACCTAAACTGCCTTCACCCCTATTGCATCTGTGCCAAAACACTGAATAACAGCTAACacaattttatttacatttggcTCGTATTTATATATTGACTGACGCTAATTTTCTCAAACACCTAACAGACCCAGGGatacaaaagcaaaacaaatactcGGATAGTGACACCGTTATAGAGATAGAAACTCTGCAGCTCTCCTGCACCTACAGACAACTGGAAATACAATCTCAGTCTCACAGCAGTGGGGGGATTTTACAGTAAAGTGAAATCCAGTCCAAAAGAAAGAAGTGTGTCATGTTCAAAATCATCCAGCGCTCTGCTTGATTCTGTGGTCAATGTGCAGACCAAGAACAAAGACTATGTCAACAGTGCATGACGTACTCTGATAAAAGAGTCTCCTGTTGCACTGAGTTCACATTCCTCAGTAAGACAGCAGCTTTACAGTTCTGATACCTGACCCTGCCATCACCCACCACAGCACATATTTCTACAGTAATGCAAACCACAGCCACAGGCAGGTCAACAGTATGAGCACACCTCAGAGGACACAGCTGTAAACCTTACAGGGGTGCACAGATATACTTCAGTGTCCCTGTGCACCAACTGTGCTTGAAGCAAATTACAGGGtagaacaaaagagaaaaagaaaaatataaataagaatGAATGGAACAGAAataaagaaagacagaaagaaaaaccgtggagaaaggagaaaaggcAATCGCTAATGAAAAGCCAGACTTAACAGATGGGtcttttgatttaaaaactgtaaaagagCTAACAGTTCTCAAATTAGCAGGAAGCAAGT is a window of Lepisosteus oculatus isolate fLepOcu1 chromosome 6, fLepOcu1.hap2, whole genome shotgun sequence DNA encoding:
- the si:ch211-285f17.1 gene encoding sickle tail protein homolog isoform X12; this encodes MSEGEAPAAFTRGSRSRASLPVVRSTNQTKDRSLGVLYLQYGDETKQMRMPNEITSADTIRALFVSAFPQQLTMKMLESPNVAVYIKDDMRNMYYELSDVRNITAHSCLKVYHKDPVHAFSHSTRPANGDVRMHREVVYTTREAQHAMRQTMGPPPPHAIQSPLPPPSPLSMPPSPSRIPYGPRAMVMPGSATVPRDRLASIPPSRSISPCPSAILERRDVKPDEDMGNKSVALARGDGLYADPYMLHEGRLSIASSHGGHVEVVDHSMGFPRGSIRSTSSYASSAMTTELMEHQTLYRQKSKKYSDSHLPTLGSKTPPPSPHRMTDVRLMEIHPAQNAHVPQTVQLERSSPVRQSFKKDAGGSVAVETVTKTRSNMASPVVPDIPLAHGDKPLLGHGAPASPSDPQTRERMKAMEQQIASLTGLVQHALFKGPNTSGAKDPVSEKPASTASPGHNASSGGGSSAPSAKSTVSGVEATALAGLPAPSSPTPVQVNLISFRKNVSDLRLQLHQMKQLQLQNQEALRAMLKRAEQEIGARLAETLKRHEDPVQRQRVLVEEERQSYLGMEERILGQLCELEGYVDELKKDSASATVHRAVTLKDVEDGAVNLRKVGESLATLKGEFPALQGKMRAVLRVEVEAVKFLKEEPHKLDSMLKRVKTLTEILSGLRRYATDNLLKGSEPAQVKTTLAESVVSFTTSESLPAVGAPPQEQPAPRPPSPTGLPEPQSSSVKSEVMPASPVVIHHVQSSPVHIQQSQHSAALFHRSGSPPAAASPAPCLDSPPLLARGGPQGPTPGGPPGQEAGAAPVQQQRVTRAEQTAPASPAASSAAQSLFIEEIHTSRSKHRDRAVTIEAAEKEWEEKRQNMGHYDGREFEKLLQEAQANMMRGIPDLEVAAEAEAPAVPPLPRQEEVDSASSLGQPSVEEAPYADTSADKAGKSPPPPPPRRSYPPGSGLTTGRSGEVIFTSRKDAAAAQAEAEEEGTQGHNQPSKVSSESRVVTRSPPPAAASAVPDEEDEGGKILAELQVFQKCTFTDVGAKSFVEHTRVDPQVRELRPGALTSPREKKQSVEVLHEEKQSSTDENGNDTVLQTQGVIYYVTGQLPKELPAVEMEDHKERREFHSETTLSSSQVASVNAYEISESQQLGTDEIPVLSERSLREGQETFYTPEHQVQIVYTESHQEDGYLAEAPRSIPQLDTGSKEEHCVEIVSHQVSVDKHVVSVSVEEGGFRNEMLVAAEGPLVLDRDASPTPESVQEGAESECSQQVVMRPSKGRVKCAEEAESNSSSPSEEFPSPTDNIAFMITDTKVQALSCGEYEEIVNTKGENIQTVNVDNNKEMTTQDNSFDKKPVIIIFDEPMDIRSAYKRLSTIFECEEELERMLAEERIEEENEDAEDVSLDRKDCAGEGKANERDGILNVSATRSDPYTSSMVKEEHGGLQDPLNTETDDSKSEFANDGKQDAKKKFKFKFPKKQLAALTQAIRTGTKTGKKTLQVVVYEEEEELDGTVKQQKEAKRFEISRTKPKADSATASLTAVTKNVTVVQQGSSDSHHRTDEIRKNTYKTLDSLEQTIKQLETTISEMGPRSPEETSFEESKAYSIQMAESLGKDSPPEEHNSMQELPPPVYQPHKAAHHKKHKPQLLPRPAAIPTTSDQSTSVTTSTSRMPVPMSAKSRQQPGGSEKAGKQQKLQDPQRQFRQANGSAKKAGGDYKATSPPLPASKIPAFSSSSGKSSTLSASSSDATNPVVSSSKSSIPSPSLLNSHATRSAPHHPPAPTHIPSLSNGSLKPQSPTHTGKGHNLSFSPQNQNGRPPPSSSFSPSSSYSPSAPSPVSHTSLSQGAKSIRTIHTPSFISYKPQNGNSSKSSLPSSSSSKDAA